The region TgcccatgggcggcggcgctgacgggcgaTCCCCCGTGTACGTCCGCAAGGGCCAGGACGTCGCATACTCGGTCAGTCAGAGgcaccctcccccccctttctttcCCCATCATCGTAGTCCCGAAAGAGGCAGACCACAGCGTATGGATGGATCACGTACCCAAAGGGAACAAAGAAGTGATGAGATCAAACCGCTGACACGCCCGCAGGTGCACGTCATGCAGCGCCGCAAGGACCTCTGGGGCCCCGACGCCGAAATCTTCAAGCCGGAGCGGTGGGAGCACCGTCGCCCGGGCTGGGACTACCTGCCCTtcaacggcggcccgcgcATCTGCATCGGCCAGCAGTTTGCGCTGACGGAAATAGCCTACGTCGTCATCCGCCTGATGCAGCGCATCGACACCATCGACGGCTCCAACATCGGCCCCGTCAAGCACGGCCTGACGCTGACCAACTGtcccggcgacggcgtcaacgtGAGGCTGCACTTTGCAAAGTAGACCGCCGCTTCAAGACTTGTAAAATAAAGTTCATTTGGTCACATTGATTGTTGTGGGGATCTGGCCACTGCACACATGCATGCGGATGATTGCGTAATAGCTCCGACGGTCGGGGACGAAGTTGATGGCATTCATGTCTCGAGTTTTGACCGATGCCCGTCTCCCTGTTCATTTAAAGACTTTGAGGGGGCGGTTCGTGTGTTTTTGCGAGCAAGACGATGATCACATCCAGACGCTACGTATCAATTACTTCAAGTTCGTACAATCTCTTAGCTGAGCTATGCGACATGACACGGCTTCTCTTGTCGTCAATGAGATAGGATTGGACCACACGCCCCGTGGACTAGTGATATCTAATGCTACATGCGGCGTCTTTTCAACGACAACGAGGCTGAGTCCGAAAGCCATGCAGGCGGACTGTCAATGTTCCTGTTGACACTGCGTCCCATGATGTAAGTGCCATCAGTCCTCCCTCACCGAATGCAATACCAACCAGACATGAACCTCTTTTCAAGACGACATGGTTTAAAGGACGCTTTCGGCGTGGAAAGATTAATGGTGCAGTAACGTGACAATGTCCGCCAAATCAGAACGCTTGCCATCCCATCTCAAATCACTACATGTACAAAGTATGACGCCTTATACCAGGGCATTACCAAACTCCGCGTCCCTCCTTCATCCCTCCGTCGcaaaacaacaacaacgtgAATATACTCCCAGCGGCACTACACATACACTCGCTTCACACTGGGCGGCTTCCTCGGATTCGATATCGGCACTGCCTTGTACGTCGGATACGGCGCGCCCCCGGGGATCAGCTCCGGTgcgtgcggcggccgcttcggccccttgggcttgggcttcttcttcttgttcttggatctgcccgtcgagctgctcgacgtcgacgacgaaccgtagctgccaccaccaccaccaccgctgctactgctgctgctgtcgccggcgGTACCCCCCCAGTCCTGGTACACGTAGGTGTGCCGCTtgtggcgcggcggggtcttgttggcgaggcagatgccggcgacgatgacgatgacgacgacggcggcgatggagccgaggatggcgcccAGCTGCACGCTGGAAAGGCCGTGCTTGCCGTTATTGtctgggacgacgagggaTGTGGCCGCCGGGtccgatgatggtgatgatgatgaggaggaggaggtggtgacggtggtgggcgtTGATGAGCCGAGGGTGACAAGCGTGACGAGCGTAGTGGCTGGCCGGGTGAGGGTCTGCGTGAAGACGTGCGGCTCCTGGCGTGCCACTTGCGTGACAAAGTTGCCCGTCCCGGGTGGTGATAAAATCATGTTTGAGCTATTTCACGAAGAGAGAGAACCCCGTTCAAATAATATGCCTTTCGGAAATGCCACTCGTCAACAGAGAAaaagacgcgcgcgcgtttGAGCAGCCGTCCCTTTTCAAGTCAGCCGTTCCTTTGAAGTCGACACTATCAGCCGTGCAGCCAGGACGCCCCCAACCTGAAGAGGGCCGCGCTCGTGCCTGGCTTGCCTCCTGTCGCGATACCCGGCCGGCCATCCATGCGTCCCACTTGTCGAGACATCCAGTCATATGACGCGCGCATGCGGTTGTTTCCGCCCACCCTCTTTGGGGTCAACAGGCCTTGCCGCTTCTCGCATTGCGCCCCTtgtgtcgtcgttggcgcggTCGCGCGTGCGCGGGCTCGACAGGGGCGATAGACACCGGCCAGGCAGAAGGGGGTGGGagttggtggtgggctgccatggcggcgtccatTTTATCCTGTGgtgaggatggatggatggatggggcggGAGCCCGCCTGCGGGAGCTGCGCGTGCCGCtttggtgtgtgtgtgtgctcgTGTGTGGAGTGCCTACTGTtatggaggaggagcgcacACCACCTTTGAGAGAGGAGGCGTGCGTCACCTGCCGTCCTGGTGGGCGCGGCCCAATCGCGGACGAGATCGTGATGCGGGCAGTCTTCGTGTGGgttggtgggtgggtgggtgtgcATGGGGACGGCTGGGTGCGCTaggtcccgccgccgccgaggaggttTTCTGCCTGCCTGTTGAATGATGATGGGAGAAGAGGGCCccggggggatggggggcaAGACGACAGGGAACGGTATGGATGCTGGACATcgacatcggcggcggcgggagtcCCGACCGACTGGGAGCACGGGGGACGGGAatcgccggcggccccaCACGGGCCGAGAGGACGGAGGAGGTGGGGCCGGTTGGTTGCCACGTTGGGCTGTTCTCTGCTGTCTGCGCCGGCAAAGAGTAGGAGTATGAGGGGGGGTCCGCCGTGTTTCTCGACTGGAGTCGTAATGATTCACTTGATGCCTCAGACGCCTTGTTACTCGCCACGTTCACGTCTTCGTTGAGTCGGTGTTGGAGCATAGACGCCGTCTGGGGCATGCTTCCTTCCTCCAGCTTACATCTGGGCACTGTGCCGGTAGCTGCTCGCGAGTTGCCAAGGGCGACTTGATTTTCAGTGAAACTCGTCGAGAGCCCGTGTCAAGGGATGGAATCGCTCTGCATACGCACGCGTtcatgtatactgtatgtatACCCGACGGTGGCGCGGGCGAAACCGCCTATCGGATCCGCCGTCGCAGACGTGCAGGTGCAGGCACGCAATCTGCATGAGCTCCAGTGCAGCTTGCGTTCACCACGGCACAGACAACTCCGCTGTAAATTCAGCTACCTCTTTCAAAAGCAGTCGTCACCTTTGTCCTCCGTCCTATACCTCTGGGTCTCCTTCACCCGACGGCTGATGAAGCTCCCATGCTCAAGGCAGCCTTCGGCCGGGAAGGtatgcagcagcagcagcctgcaTGCGTAAACTGGACCGATATATCTAACCTCAAGTCTTGCCGATGCAGGTCCCGTTTCCCTGCCAATACGTACGTCGATATCGCAGcatgcccctccccccatctTTTCCCCCCGCACTGGCTGGACCGacttgacgatggcgtcaaATCCACATGCAAAGCTGTGCAGCCGCATGGCGGCACCGCATTTGAGTTTTGAACCTGCATGCGCACCCCCTACCTCATGGAATAGCAAAATCTGACGAATCTTGCTGAATCTGCGCGCATATCACCCGCGGGGCTCCGCGTTCCTGCGGCCTCGAAGCCAAGGCCATCCCGGCCGCACAGACATGGCCAGGCAACGATGCAGTCGCGGCGTGCGGCCTTGTGGCCGAAAAGGGAAGCCAGACGTCTCAACGTGGACTGGCCGGATTTCAAGCTTCAGCCACCGGCTTGAATCGCCGTGGTTTTAGCACAGCAACGATGCATCTTCTTCCTGCATGGCTGTTTgtagcgacgacgactttgtcAAACAAACAACACGAAGCGTCTCTGATGAAACTAAGCGAGGTGGGACGGTGTGCAGGTTCTGTAAACACATTCTTGGGCTATTATTTATTCCACGGCATTGCCTGCAGAATAGATTCCCGTGAACCGCATGGATCCATGTTCTCAGCGTCAGATTATCAGTAGTGCGACAGTTCCATACCTCTACCCCTTCCTACGCCTTGCTATCCTCGAAATCGCAGCAATAATCGACGACACCTATGAACACAGACATGAACTCAGCACGCGTCAGACACCTGACGCAAGCACTCCTCCTGGGCCTCCAAGCCTTCCTCTCCAGCATCACAGTACAAGCCTACGAGCCAAGTGTGCCGGCTCCTGCAGATACGCCGCAGCAATGCGGCCCGGCGAATGGAGTCAGTTGTCACAAAGCATGCTGTTCCACGGACGGGTTTTGCGGTAGGGGGCCCTCATACTGCGCGGAGTCTGTATGCCAGGTGAAATACAGCGATGTGTGCGAAGCAGTGTAAgccgcgcccccccttcATGCTCTGCCAACAGGGGTGATCTTTGTTTGTTAACGGTTGAGCCCGCGCGTGCAGATTTCAACCCAGGGGGCCAGAAACGGATGGCCTTCCACGGCCTAAGGTCGGAAACGTGCCGTATGGTAAGCATGCTTGAAGCAAGAAGCCCTGAAACGGGTCAAGTCATTGACGGACATGTGATGCTCGTGCAGGGAAAACGATCGAATCGTGCGACAAGCCTGGGACCGTGGCCCTCACCTTCGACGATGGGCCATCTATATACACACACAAGATTCTGGACATCCTCGAGGCATACAACGTAAAGGCCACGTTCTTCATCACTGGGAAACAGATGGGCCGCTCCATCGAAGACGCCAAGTGGCGAAATCTTCTCATGCGCATGCACAAGGCTGGGCACCAGCTCGCCAGTCACACGTGGTCCCATCGCAAcctcaacaacaacaacaataaccATCAAGACCACaccggtggtggtggcggcggcggcggtgatgcaAAAGAAAAGagcggccaagaagaagagaagaaaaacAAGGAGAAGAATAACAACAAGGAACAGAATAAGAGCAGCATGCTGAAGCCCCAGCGAGACACGGAAATCATGTACAACGAGATGGCGTTCCGCAACATCTTCGAGTGGTTCCCGGCATACATGCGCCCCCCTTACCTCGACTGCGACCCCAACTGCCAGTCGTGgctcggcgagcgcggctACCACATCATCTCCGCCAACCTCGACACCAAGGACTACCTCTACGACGACCCCAACCTCATCGAAAAGTCGAGGAAGCTCTTCAGCGACGGTCTGCCTccggcggccggcccccaccacaaaaacaaaaacaacaATAACAAGGGCTTCATCGTGCTGGCGCACGACGTGCATCGCCAGACCGTCGGACTCGCTTCCTACATGATCgagacggcgaaggcgcGCGGCTACAAGCTCGTGACGGTGGGCGAGTGCCTCGGGGATCCCAAGGAGAACTGGTATCGCAAGGCGTCCCTGGCGCAGGACCAGAGCCAAAACGACAGCGTCCTCGTGTCGGGGAGGATCCGCGCACTGTGGGAGAGGAGGAAATGGAATCGAGGACCCTGATGAGTTTGGGCATGAGCCACAGTgaccagctcggccaggGTGGGGGGAGCTTTATTTGCgagaaggggaagaaaaCAAAATTGTATGACGAGCAGCACGTAGAAACGGGTTAGACGTTGGGATATGTCCGAATTTGACAATGTCTTTAACCGAAATCACGTTCAACGTTGGCAGCGGTCATCAGGAACTATCGTGAGGATGTTGCGAAAAACCCACATGTATACATTCGGTATCGACCCCGGACCGGCCCCCGGCAGTTGCTGGCTCATCGGTCGGCAGATGCGCCCATGCGCACCAACAAGTTCAGGCCGTACCAAGTACTACGTTACTTGAGGCGTTTCGTCTATGGCGAGCTTTTATTAGCAGCCTTGATTCGCCCACTCACGGCAAACAACTACCCTACCTAGGTAGAGGTCTAATGTGTTTAATCGTTCTTGACGTGCCTCATAGCAGAGCGCCTACCACAGTTGATGATGGGCTGTCATCACTGTCAAGACTGTTGGCGTGCCCGGCGCCTGGGTACCTTGACGGCCCCAGAACCGCAAAGCTGCCTGTGCGTGGCTTCAAGCTACCTGATTAATTGCCTGGCGTGTCTACTGCCAGCGCCCGAAGCAGGCTTCtggggtgctgctgcactgcacggGCACTGCTGTAATGGCAGCCCCTGAGGTGGCCCTTCGCACTCATCATGCCAGGGCAGCGGGAATCGGGTTAGCGCGGCATTCGGGGGTCTCCGACCGCACAGCTGAGGTGGATGCGGCGCCAAACAGCCCTGTGAAGCCCCCCTGTCGCCCCTCCACCTGCACTGGGATCTGATTGCGGCAGCCGAGCGGGGCCCGGAGTCCCTTAAGGTTGTTTTTGGCGGGCGTCCGGATActctcggcgtcggcgccgcaggggagggaggggcagcTGCAAAAGTTTCTGTCTGCCGCCCGGGACACGCCACCTCGTCAGTttccgtcttcgtcgccgtcgggaCTCCTCTTCCATTTCCGATCCAATTCTCCTCCCTCTGCAAAGGTACTACGTATCCGCATCTGCTTCACAATTCTCCCATCCCCCCATCTTTctttcccctctccccctcctcacctCACATACGACGGACGAATCTACTACGCGACCGACATCAACAAACAAACTTACacatccccgccgccgccgccgccgccgccgccatcgctgTCATGGCGTCGCCAGCCCTCCCCCACGTCGGGCGCAAGCCCGCCACCGTCCTCTCCGCCACCGAGCTCATCGGCAATACgcccctcgtccgcctcaACAAGGTGCCGCAGTCGCTCGGCATCGAATGCGACGTCTATGCCAAGACGGAGCTCTTcaacgccggcggcagcgtcaagGACCGCATCGCCCTGCGCATGATTgaggaggccgagcgcaGCGGCAGGATAAAGCCCGGTGACACCCTCATCGAGCCCACCAGCGGCAACACGTACGccttcccccctttcccctctcCACTCACCATTCATACAGcctgccgtccgtccgttcgTCCGTCGCGAATCGCTAACAGATGGTTTGTCGTCTCCCAGTggcatcggcctcgccctcgtcggcgccatcaAGGGCTACaagaccatcatcaccatgccCGAGAAGATGTCGGCCGAAAAGGTCTCggtcctgcgcgccctcggcgccaccatcatccGCACGCCCACCCAGGCCGCCTGGGACGCCCCCGAGTCGCACATTggcgtggcccgccgcctcgagaaGGAGATGCCCAACGCCCACATCCTCGACCAGTACAGCAACCCCGACAACCCCCTCGCCCACGAGCtcggcaccgccgaggagatttgggagcagacgggcggccgcgtcgacgccgtcgtcgccggcgccggcactgGCGGCACCATCACCGGCCTCGCCAAGGGCATCCGCAAGCACAGCGAGCACGTCAaggtcatcgccgccgacccccACGGCAgcatcctcgccctgcccgagTCCCTCAACCAGGAGCACATCAACGAGGGCTACAAGGTCGAGGGCATCGGCTACGACTTCATCcccgacgtcctcgaccgccagctcgtcgacaagtGGTACAAGACGGACGACCAGGAGTCCTTCTACCTCGCTAGGCGCCTCATCTCCgaggagggcctgctcgtcggcggcagctccggctccgccatggccgccatgctccgcgccgtcaaggacTACGGCTTCAAAaagggcgacgtcgtcgtcgtcgtgctgcccGACAGCATCCGCAGCTACCTCTCCAAgtttgccgacgacgactggctcgccgccaacggcctgCTGCCTgtcaacggcgtcgaggccgcccacCGCACCGACGCCCCCGCTGCCTCCAGCGACCCCTACGagggcgccaccgtcggctCCCTGCGCCTCAAGCCCGTcacctccatcgccgccaacgccagctgctccgaggccatcgagacGATGCGCGACAAGGGCTTCGACCAGCTGCCCGTCctgtcggcctcgtcgtcgcgcctcgtcggcctcgtcaccCTCGGCAACCTGCTGAGCTACATCtcgcgcggccgcgccaccgGCCAGAGCCCCGTCAAGGACGTCATGTTCAACtttggccgcctcgacgagatCGTCACGGACCCCCGCAAGGGCGCCACCGGTCAGTcccccgcgggcgccgccgctgccaagaGAAAGTTTGTCGAGATCACCGTCGACACGCCCTTGTCGGCGCTGAGCAACTTTTTCGAGTGgaacagcgccgccgtcgttaCGGAGaagagcggcgacgccaagtcCCTGTCCAAGCCCATTGCCGTCGTGACCAAGGTCGACCTGCTCACCTGGATGGTCAACAGGAAGCAGTAAGGACCCGGCGGGGGCGAAACGAGGGGGAGCAGGCGCACGAGGTAGACGAAACGACGCATTTTGGAGTTTGATTCATATATCATTGACTGGCATGGCGTTTGTTTTTCAACTTGGACACATGGGTGGCAGTAGACTCAACATCTACACCGGATTTACGTAGATAGACGGCAATGGCCAATACTCGTTTTTGGTTCACCGAATGATGCTTTCCTCGAGGCATGTCTCGTCGCGGTCGGCCGAGTGTCATGTTCCAAGGCGTAATGTGAAGCAGGTCATGGCCCACTAATTGGCCCGACATTAAGGTATTCATATCGTACACGGGCGCAACACGCAGTGGACGGCTCACACCCGCTGAGCtatccaccaccaccacttaTCCACGTCAGCCTCGGCCGTGACACTCCCGCCAATGACTTCGACGTCGATATCAAACTCGCCCATCTGCTGAAACGAAAACTTTTCCGAGCCGTATTCACCCAGCCAGCAGTCCTGGTCGTCCTCCCCGGCGCcaccgacgtcgtcgatgcccaCGCCCGAGTCGAGCAGGCCCTTGCTGCGCGTGGCGCGGATGCGCGTCAGTTCCGCCTCAAGCTGCGCCTTGACCATGGTAGCCGGCAGCGCGGTGAACAGGTCCAtcttgttggcggcgatgaggacgggCACCGCCCCACCCTTGCCCCtggaggatgacgacgatgacgccctgCGCTGCAGGTGTAGCAGCACGTCGTAGAGGTACGCAGCCGTGGGCGCCAGCGCGTCGtgctcgcccacggccgcggcgtcgaccatgaagacgacggccttgagcttcttgctgttgttgctgctgccgctgctgctttTGTCTGCCGCGGCCCCCgtcgcgcgggcgagcctcCCCATGGCGACGTTGCGCAGCTTTCCGTGCCCGGGGGTGTCGACGAGCAAGAACTTTGTGTGcgtgccgctggcgtcgtcgcggttgCGGAACGACTTCCTCGTGGCGGAGTCGGTCGAGGCgttgagctcgacggcctgaCACGTCTGCGAGGTGTGCGTctgcgcgggcgcgaggaTGGGGGATgtggaggagctgccgccgccgccgccgccgctaccgtcgacgacggcggcgttatcgctgccggcgcgctcgaggagcgtggcgagggccgtcttgccggccTGCGAGggacccagcagcagcaccacgggcggcgtcgtgtacgtggccgacgaggcgagcaCCACATGCAGCAGGAtcggggcgccgaggacgatgaggatgccgaggaggatgacgggcAGGGAGGGCGTCATGAGCGTCTCGACGACTGAGGTGAAGGTCGTGGCCATTTTTTTCTCGTCGGTGCGTGCGAGCGcgcacgcggcgggcgggccacggGTGGCGTGTCGTTCGTTGCTTGGTAGGGAAGGACGtcgaggggcggcggtggatggatgatggctAGAGGAAGCCCGCTCGCTCGTGAGAAGGGAAGCCTCGACAGacgggacggcgagggcttGTCTGTGGAGGGcggtcgacgccggcgatgatggtggtggtggttgtcgcACGCAGCTAGATAGAGGCCAGACGTGCACGGATTTGTGGTGCACGACGCAGTTGGGCAGCTCACTGATTAGTGGGGTATCTGGCGGCTAGGGACAGGGCCGGAGGCTCCCACCGCCGTCCCACCTCATCACCTCAGCCCATTATGCTGCTGTGGCGCTCCCTCAACACGCCACTCTCCTGTTCACCTACACTACAGtataggtacctaccttacctagtaATAACCTAAAATGCTTGAGGCTACGACGCTGCATTCCCATTTTCACCGAAACATCGTATCAATATTTTGCGTCGTTTTATTATCAATCATATATCATGCAGCTTTATAAAGATGAAACCTAGGTCCCCTATATACTAACtgagtacgaagtacactAGGCTTGATTTTCCGGATTTGCTAACACACAAGGTTGCCGCCTTGGTTGCAGATGACAGTGTCTATTTTCCAACGTTAGCGACAACTGTCCTCTACAGGTATAGTAGTTATCACCGTGACACCTACTAAGATCAATGGAAGTGCGGTGGTCCTTCTTGCCGTCCCCGCAGGTAGCGACAAGCGTGTTGTACCCCTGGAGGTCTATGTCGTGGCACGTCCTAAAGTACCTGACACACACACGTCTCGTTAGCAACCAACCCCAGCCCTTGGCATTGTCTTTTAGCGCCTCTCTCCATATCGATGTCTGAACTTACTGACTGCCTGGGGCCAGGTTGCCGCCCCTGTTCTGGAGGCAGCGACCAAGGTCAATGCCGGACCCTTTGTATCCCCCGTGACCGTCTCCGCACCGCGTGGTGAAGAAGTTCACGTCGCCGTTGCCCAGGTGGCGGATGCCCACTCCGCCACTGTTGCAGGTGTTCCAGAACCCGCCGCATCTACGTTTCTGGAGGTCCGAGTCGGCGGAACCCAGGTCGAGCTCTGTCTCATTGGCAGAAGCCGGAGGGATAGGATcagcgatggcggccgcagcagacaTGCTGGCCAGAGCAAGACAGGCTATAGTGTTGAAGAGCATTCTAAAATTAAAGTCTTCAGTTATGTTTCTGAGATGGAAGAAGGGGGCTATGATGTGGTGGAACTGGTTGTCATCGATGATAAGATGCAGATCGATTGTCCTACTAAAAGGAACTTGCGGTGGTTTATATACGATTTCCTTCCTCTTTTCTGACCGGCGATTCAATACCAATGACTTATTTACCATCGGCGTAAGAACCAGTGCCAGCAATACCATTCCGAGCCGGATGCTTCCCTTTCGGGTGACTTCAACCAGACCACTATTGTtcatcaaggccgtcaacCGCGCCATCAAGGTCATCCGTCCAACTCGACGCGCCCGTCAACCCCGATTTGGTTATTGCCGAACGAGTAGTTCGTAGGACCATGTTTAAGTATGCATCGTCAATATACACGCCTCGCCGCTTATATACGCCCAGCGTCGCAGCCTTACACCACTGGCACATTCGCCACGGCCCAGGACCCAGGCGATGCATCGAATCCAAGTGCCCAATGTAACGGTAATGGCCTGTGGCCTCCATGAGCCCAATCAGATCCGAGCCTCTGCCAGGGATCAATATACGATTCTGACAGCCGCCTAGGACGTAGCGTCATCAACCGCGGGGGGGTGGGCGATTTTCTGCAAGCTGACTTCCTGTTTCAGACCCCGCAGGGCCGCAGCTGTGGGGGCAGTCCGACAATACCGGCAGCGCTGCAGAACTGGGACCTATCATCACACGGCACAGGTCCTAATATGATCAAACAATACCTTTCAATTGGTCCGTTGGCCGATAGCCCTCGGTAGAAGAGAGTTGTCGTAATATGGCCATCGTGCAAGATGTTACGGACGGCAAGCGGCTGACATACCTCCGTTCGATCCGAAGTAGTCACCTACACAACCCAGCGTGACAATTGGGGACGGCAGTCTCACCCAGTTGGACGAAAGATACTCCATTAAATGCGTAGCCACCGTGTCAGAGAAGCGCGGCCGCATTCTACGTCGGGAAAATGGCCGCGCCTACATAGGGCAAAGTGGAGAGGCGGCACACTGACACTACTGTACCTCAGCGGGATATACTGTAATCGGTCGTGCTAGGTTGCTGGCGCGAGTTAATGCCTCCCGCCATGAGCTTGGTGCTGACATCATGAATTCAATGCTTGCGATTAGTGTGGTGAACCTTGCGTTTATAGCGTGCGGGGTTGTGAGATGTCCATGAGCAATGAAACCGTTATCATCTCTCTCTGCCCATGTTTCAGTCGCGCCAATCTCAGTCTTGCTTTATTGTTTCCACTCCGTGCCGCACCTATTCCTTTTGATACAACCGAGTCTACTCTCTCTcgccatctcgccgccggcctccattccgtcgacgaggttgcAGGATGGCACTGAAATACCTGTGGTATGGGACCAGATGACCCATCGCAATGGCGGTTACTGAACGCGTTGAGGcagctcggcttcggcacTGGCACGACGTGGTACAAGGTCGACCGCTTCTCTGCCTTTAACCCGGACATGGTCAAGATGGTCAaggacgccatcgccgccggctatCGTCATCTCGACACCGCCGAGGGCTATGGGACTGAAGTCGAGCTCGGACTGGCCATCAAGGAAAGCGGCGTGCCCCGGGAAGAGCTCTTTGTCACCACAAAGTTAGCTCAGACCATTAGCGAGGGCAGCGTTGAAGACATACCCGCTGGCTTTGAAAGCTGTTTGAAACGGCTTCAGCTGGATTATGTCGACTTGTAAGGCTTTTGCAACGTCGCAGAGACATGACTCACCGCTGATGATGTTTTTTAGGCTTTGCCTCCATACTCCATATGCCAACAAGGACAACACATACGATgaagtcgccgtcgccaagtcATGGAAGCTCATTGAGGCCATACAGCGCTCTGGCAAGGCCCGCGCCATTGACATCTCGAATTTCCGCCGGACTCACGTCGAAAATCTGCTCAAAACCGCCGAGATCAAGCCTGTCGTCAACCAGATTCAGTTTCACCCTTATATTCAAGGCGCACCCGAGTACGCCAAATGGCTGCAGTCGCAAGGTATCGCCATCCAGAGCTGGATGGGCCTGGCTCCCATCACCTGGCTGGGCCAGAAGCACCTGGAGGGCACCTTGGAAGAGCTGTCAGCCAAGTATGGAGTCAATAAGAGCACCATCTTGATTCGCTGGCAGCTCGACCAGCAATTCATTGTCCTGAATACCACAAAAAAGGTCGAGCGGATGCAAGAGTACTTTGCGGCCGTGAATTTTGATTTGAGTGATGAGGATAGCCGCAGAATCACAGACATTGGCCAAGAAACGCATCTGCGGGTACCGGTCGGAAACCTTTTTGATGGAGGAGATTTCAGTCCATACTGATCATCTTTAAATACCTTATACGCTTCGTACGTCGTATACATGTCA is a window of Purpureocillium takamizusanense chromosome 10, complete sequence DNA encoding:
- the CYS4 gene encoding Cystathionine beta-synthase (EggNog:ENOG503NV6E~COG:E), translating into MASPALPHVGRKPATVLSATELIGNTPLVRLNKVPQSLGIECDVYAKTELFNAGGSVKDRIALRMIEEAERSGRIKPGDTLIEPTSGNTGIGLALVGAIKGYKTIITMPEKMSAEKVSVLRALGATIIRTPTQAAWDAPESHIGVARRLEKEMPNAHILDQYSNPDNPLAHELGTAEEIWEQTGGRVDAVVAGAGTGGTITGLAKGIRKHSEHVKVIAADPHGSILALPESLNQEHINEGYKVEGIGYDFIPDVLDRQLVDKWYKTDDQESFYLARRLISEEGLLVGGSSGSAMAAMLRAVKDYGFKKGDVVVVVLPDSIRSYLSKFADDDWLAANGLLPVNGVEAAHRTDAPAASSDPYEGATVGSLRLKPVTSIAANASCSEAIETMRDKGFDQLPVLSASSSRLVGLVTLGNLLSYISRGRATGQSPVKDVMFNFGRLDEIVTDPRKGATGQSPAGAAAAKRKFVEITVDTPLSALSNFFEWNSAAVVTEKSGDAKSLSKPIAVVTKVDLLTWMVNRKQ
- a CDS encoding uncharacterized protein (COG:S~SECRETED:SignalP(1-21~SECRETED:cutsite=AIA-DP~SECRETED:prob=0.3623)~EggNog:ENOG503PIJG), with the translated sequence MLFNTIACLALASMSAAAAIADPIPPASANETELDLGSADSDLQKRRCGGFWNTCNSGGVGIRHLGNGDVNFFTTRCGDGHGGYKGSGIDLGRCLQNRGGNLAPGSQYFRTCHDIDLQGYNTLVATCGDGKKDHRTSIDLNTVICNQGGNLVC
- a CDS encoding uncharacterized protein (EggNog:ENOG503NWJ2~COG:O~CAZy:CE4) — encoded protein: MCAKQYFNPGGQKRMAFHGLRSETCRKTIESCDKPGTVALTFDDGPSIYTHKILDILEAYNVKATFFITGKQMGRSIEDAKWRNLLMRMHKAGHQLASHTWSHRNLNNNNNNHQDHTGGGGGGGGDAKEKSGQEEEKKNKEKNNNKEQNKSSMLKPQRDTEIMYNEMAFRNIFEWFPAYMRPPYLDCDPNCQSWLGERGYHIISANLDTKDYLYDDPNLIEKSRKLFSDGLPPAAGPHHKNKNNNNKGFIVLAHDVHRQTVGLASYMIETAKARGYKLVTVGECLGDPKENWYRKASLAQDQSQNDSVLVSGRIRALWERRKWNRGP
- a CDS encoding 2-dehydropantolactone reductase (COG:S~EggNog:ENOG503NY9D), giving the protein MVKMVKDAIAAGYRHLDTAEGYGTEVELGLAIKESGVPREELFVTTKLAQTISEGSVEDIPAGFESCLKRLQLDYVDLLCLHTPYANKDNTYDEVAVAKSWKLIEAIQRSGKARAIDISNFRRTHVENLLKTAEIKPVVNQIQFHPYIQGAPEYAKWLQSQGIAIQSWMGLAPITWLGQKHLEGTLEELSAKYGVNKSTILIRWQLDQQFIVLNTTKKVERMQEYFAAVNFDLSDEDSRRITDIGQETHLRVPVGNLFDGGDFSPY
- a CDS encoding uncharacterized protein (EggNog:ENOG503PHQY~TransMembrane:1 (o83-105i)) is translated as MILSPPGTGNFVTQVARQEPHVFTQTLTRPATTLVTLVTLGSSTPTTVTTSSSSSSSPSSDPAATSLVVPDNNGKHGLSSVQLGAILGSIAAVVVIVIVAGICLANKTPPRHKRHTYVYQDWGGTAGDSSSSSSGGGGGGSYGSSSTSSSSTGRSKNKKKKPKPKGPKRPPHAPELIPGGAPYPTYKAVPISNPRKPPSVKRVYV
- a CDS encoding uncharacterized protein (TransMembrane:1 (o20-38i)~COG:U~EggNog:ENOG503NYWI); translation: MATTFTSVVETLMTPSLPVILLGILIVLGAPILLHVVLASSATYTTPPVVLLLGPSQAGKTALATLLERAGSDNAAVVDGSGGGGGGSSSTSPILAPAQTHTSQTCQAVELNASTDSATRKSFRNRDDASGTHTKFLLVDTPGHGKLRNVAMGRLARATGAAADKSSSGSSNNSKKLKAVVFMVDAAAVGEHDALAPTAAYLYDVLLHLQRRASSSSSSRGKGGAVPVLIAANKMDLFTALPATMVKAQLEAELTRIRATRSKGLLDSGVGIDDVGGAGEDDQDCWLGEYGSEKFSFQQMGEFDIDVEVIGGSVTAEADVDKWWWWIAQRV